Proteins from a single region of Hermetia illucens chromosome 3, iHerIll2.2.curated.20191125, whole genome shotgun sequence:
- the LOC119652321 gene encoding cuticle protein 7-like: MAFKFIVVLALASVASAGHLAVAPAYAHGGYAHGGYAHGAYAVAAPAPAYVKTIAAAPAVLKTVEYEAPAQYDFSYGVSDPLTGDHKSQVESRHGDNVHGSYSLVDSDGFKRTVEYTADEHNGFNAVVRREPLAHAVAAPVAKVIAPVAQYAPVAKVVAAAAPVHYAAAPVAYAAPVAKIAAPVVAAHYAPSVVASAGHYAPAAYTAYGAHAAHAYHH, from the exons atGGCATTCAAA TTCATCGTCGTCCTTGCTTTGGCTTCAGTTGCTAGTGCTGGTCATTTGGCTGTTGCTCCAGCTTATGCTCATGGAGGTTATGCTCACGGAGGTTATGCTCATGGAGCTTACGCTGTCGCTGCTCCAGCACCAGCTTACGTCAAAACTATTGCTGCTGCCCCAGCTGTCCTTAAAACTGTTGAATATGAAGCCCCAGCCCAATACGATTTCTCTTATGGAGTAAGCGATCCACTTACCGGGGACCACAAAAGTCAGGTTGAATCTCGTCATGGGGACAATGTTCACGGATCTTACAGTTTGGTAGATTCCGATGGATTCAAACGTACTGTTGAATACACTGCTGATGAACATAATGGATTTAACGCTGTAGTCCGTCGTGAACCTTTGGCTCATGCTGTCGCTGCCCCAGTCGCCAAGGTGATTGCTCCAGTGGCTCAATACGCTCCAGTTGCTAAGgtagttgctgctgctgctccaGTTCACTATGCTGCTGCTCCAGTTGCATATGCTGCCCCAGTTGCCAAGATCGCTGCTCCTGTTGTAGCTGCCCACTATGCTCCCTCAGTTGTTGCTAGTGCTGGTCACTACGCTCCAGCTGCCTACACCGCATATGGCGCTCATGCAGCTCATGCTTACCACCATTAA
- the LOC119652317 gene encoding cuticle protein 19.8-like translates to MEYQCSELCNTRGHRSTNTYSNVSRNFVYIIRYASVKYHYTFRACINSISNPIKMAFKFIVVLALASVASAGHLTVAPAYAHGGYAHGAYAVAAPAPAYVKTIAAAPTVLKTVEYEAPAQYDFSYGVSDPLTGDHKSQAESRHGDNVHGSYSLIDSDGFKRTVEYTADEHNGFNAVVRREPLAHAVAAPVAKVVAPVAAVAPVAQYAPATKVVAASPIHYATAPVAYAAPVAKFAAPVLASAHYAPSVVANAGHYAPATYGAHVYHH, encoded by the exons ATGGAATATCAGTGCAGTGAACTGTGTAATACAAGAG GTCACCGCAGTACAAATACGTATAGTAATGTGTCTCGCAATTTTGTGTATATAATACGGTACGCCAGTGTGAAATATCATTACACATTCAGAGCTTGCATCAACAGCATATCAAATCCTATCAAAATGGCATTCAAA TTCATTGTCGTCCTTGCTTTGGCTTCAGTTGCTAGTGCAGGTCATTTGACTGTTGCCCCGGCTTATGCTCATGGAGGATATGCTCACGGAGCTTATGCTGTCGCCGCTCCAGCACCTGCTTACGTTAAAACTATTGCTGCTGCTCCAACTGTCCTTAAAACTGTTGAATATGAAGCCCCAGCCCAATACGATTTCTCTTATGGAGTAAGTGATCCACTTACAGGAGATCATAAGAGCCAAGCTGAATCTCGTCATGGGGATAATGTTCATGGATCTTACAGCCTAATCGACTCTGATGGGTTCAAACGTACTGTGGAATACACCGCTGATGAACACAATGGATTCAACGCAGTTGTCCGTCGTGAACCCTTGGCTCATGCTGTTGCTGCCCCAGTCGCCAAGGTTGTTGCTCCAGTAGCTGCTGTTGCCCCAGTTGCTCAATATGCTCCAGCCACTAAGGTAGTTGCTGCTTCCCCAATCCACTACGCTACTGCCCCAGTTGCTTATGCTGCTCCAGTTGCCAAGTTCGCTGCTCCTGTTTTGGCCTCTGCTCACTACGCTCCATCCGTTGTTGCTAATGCTGGTCATTATGCTCCCGCAACTTATGGTGCTCATGTTTACCATCACTAA
- the LOC119652316 gene encoding uncharacterized protein LOC119652316, whose translation MAYKLFYIFVLFVGCNAAVLSSLQSSLPTIYAPSHGSLERYSPAIYDFAYSVHDSQTGDIKSQQESRRGDVVQGQYSLVDPDGLTRIVDYHADDQTGFNAHVRREPGNSQLLAVKPAAAAITTISSAQPAAQKPVQLLQAQKPLLGLQFIKPGLASLSQPIGALQTINQQSSSLGVPLALAPQTTSISLGHQSLPLALAHQTTSPIALTQSFAPLAALQPAAQLTHNGLFAQHGASLAYNQALAAPYAIAHTAPIAYQAAAPLSHLLAPAALAIHH comes from the exons ATGGCATATAAA CTTTTTTACATCTTTGTGTTATTTGTGGGCTGCAATGCTGCTGTTCTATCATCTCTGCAATCGAGTTTACCGACAATCTATGCACCTAGTCATGGGAGCTTGGAGCGCTATTCACCTGCCATCTACGATTTCGCTTATTCAGTACACGATAGTCAGACTGGAGACATAAAAAGCCAACAAGAAAGCAGGAGAGGCGATGTTGTACAAGGTCAATATTCCTTAGTTGATCCGGATGGTCTAACGAGGATTGTCGACTATCATGCTGACGATCAAACTGGCTTTAATGCTCATGTAAGGAGGGAGCCTGGAAATAGTCAACTTTTAGCTGTTAAACCGGCAGCTGCAGCAATAACGACCATTTCAAGTGCACAACCAGCTGCACAGAAACCGGTTCAGTTATTGCAAGCGCAGAAACCTTTGCTTGGTCTTCAATTTATAAAACCAGGTCTAGCTTCATTGTCCCAACCTATTGGTGCTCTTCAGACTATAAACCAGCAGAGTTCTAGTTTGGGAGTTCCGCTTGCCTTAGCACCACAGACAACTTCGATTTCCCTAGGACATCAGAGTCTTCCTCTTGCTTTGGCTCACCAAACAACGAGTCCCATTGCTCTGACTCAATCTTTCGCGCCTTTGGCGGCTCTACAGCCCGCTGCTCAATTAACACACAATGGTTTATTCGCTCAACACGGAGCTTCTTTAGCTTACAATCAGGCTTTAGCTGCTCCCTACGCCATAGCACACACTGCACCCATCGCTTATCAGGCGGCCGCACCTTTATCACATCTGTTAGCTCCAGCCGCTCTAGCGATTCATCACTAA